Proteins from a genomic interval of Caldicellulosiruptor diazotrophicus:
- a CDS encoding NADH-quinone oxidoreductase subunit 5 family protein yields the protein MAFIYLLLIFLPMIAALFILLINNSNFRKAIVFLMSAVLISASILAISRGDKLLGISHSLNFALEYLITFADYFLLAIIFLIGTKLKNKLISLLAILQFVFMFVFEFKVGKLEVENIFFVDHLSFIMLLLINIIGPLIAIFALSYMEEHEKHLHLEKSRQNIFFAIIMLFLGAMNGLVISNNILWVYFFWEITTLCSFLLISHDQNEESIKNATRALLLNSIGGLSFVIGIIFMYYKSGTVALNEIISSQDSSILMIPIAFLVLAAFTKSAQMPFQSWLLGAMVAPTPVSALLHSSTMVKAGVYLVLRLSPVFIDTWLSKIVAVAGAFTFVSAALLAIFQSNAKRVLAYSTISNLGLIIALSSIANVYAIYAAALLIVLHGVSKALLFLCVGSIEQGIGSRNIEDMDGIKYKMPIVAFLTLLGSVSMLLPPFGVLITKWIAIEVSTQNIVAMLEIILGSAFTVVFWTKFIGKILSDGKDKNKIEKFEFVKHIPLMAISILVVLVSIFLIQFTNTFVVPFFKSSFARYSGVSSSNIKELYVKDFFGFNPVVFFGVLVAAVVLGALIYRWFKPKRYVPVYMSCENSDNFGFRGEKDKVVPFEFKNYYFETLTNEKTVTLVVNVLSIALIAIMFGVILK from the coding sequence ATGGCGTTTATTTATTTACTCCTAATATTTCTACCCATGATAGCAGCACTTTTTATTCTTCTTATTAACAATAGCAATTTTAGAAAAGCTATTGTTTTTTTGATGTCTGCAGTGTTAATTAGCGCAAGTATTCTTGCTATTTCACGGGGTGACAAGTTACTGGGAATTTCGCATTCTTTAAATTTTGCACTTGAATATCTCATAACATTTGCCGACTATTTTTTGTTAGCAATCATTTTTTTGATTGGTACAAAACTTAAAAACAAGCTCATTAGCCTTCTTGCAATTTTGCAATTTGTTTTTATGTTCGTGTTTGAATTTAAAGTAGGGAAATTAGAAGTTGAAAATATATTTTTTGTTGATCATTTGAGCTTTATTATGCTTCTTTTGATAAACATAATAGGACCGCTTATTGCAATATTTGCACTTTCTTATATGGAAGAGCATGAGAAACACCTTCATCTTGAAAAGAGCAGACAGAATATATTTTTTGCAATAATCATGCTCTTTTTAGGGGCAATGAACGGTCTTGTGATTTCAAACAACATATTGTGGGTATACTTTTTCTGGGAGATTACCACACTCTGTTCGTTCCTGTTAATTTCTCATGACCAGAATGAAGAGAGCATTAAAAATGCAACAAGAGCTCTTCTTTTAAATTCGATAGGTGGGCTTAGCTTTGTTATAGGTATAATATTTATGTACTATAAATCTGGCACAGTTGCTTTGAATGAGATTATATCTTCACAAGACAGCAGTATTTTGATGATACCAATTGCCTTTTTAGTCCTTGCAGCATTTACAAAGTCTGCCCAGATGCCATTCCAGAGCTGGCTACTTGGTGCTATGGTGGCACCAACACCTGTGTCTGCCTTGCTTCACTCAAGCACAATGGTAAAAGCAGGTGTTTATCTGGTTTTGAGATTATCACCGGTATTTATTGATACATGGCTGTCAAAAATAGTTGCGGTGGCAGGTGCTTTTACTTTTGTGTCAGCAGCACTTTTAGCCATCTTTCAGTCAAATGCAAAAAGAGTGTTGGCATACTCAACAATTTCTAACTTGGGTCTTATAATTGCATTGTCTTCCATAGCAAATGTGTATGCGATATATGCAGCTGCACTTTTGATAGTTTTGCATGGTGTGTCTAAAGCGCTTTTGTTCTTGTGCGTTGGTTCAATAGAACAGGGTATAGGTTCCCGAAACATAGAGGATATGGACGGAATCAAGTATAAAATGCCAATTGTTGCTTTCTTGACTCTTTTGGGAAGTGTGTCAATGCTACTTCCTCCGTTTGGCGTTTTAATTACAAAATGGATTGCTATTGAGGTGTCAACTCAAAACATTGTGGCAATGCTTGAAATAATCTTGGGAAGTGCTTTTACAGTTGTTTTCTGGACAAAGTTTATAGGCAAGATTCTTTCTGATGGAAAGGATAAAAATAAGATAGAAAAATTTGAATTTGTAAAGCATATTCCGTTGATGGCTATTTCAATATTGGTAGTTTTGGTAAGCATCTTTTTGATCCAGTTTACAAATACATTTGTTGTGCCATTTTTCAAGTCTTCTTTTGCAAGGTATTCAGGAGTTAGCAGCAGCAATATAAAAGAATTGTATGTGAAAGATTTCTTTGGATTTAATCCGGTTGTATTTTTTGGTGTGCTGGTAGCAGCAGTTGTTCTGGGAGCTCTAATATATAGGTGGTTTAAGCCGAAAAGATATGTACCTGTGTATATGTCATGTGAAAATTCGGACAATTTTGGTTTCAGAGGCGAAAAAGATAAAGTTGTGCCGTTTGAATTCAAAAATTATTATTTTGAAACACTGACAAATGAGAAAACAGTAACGCTTGTTGTAAATGTTCTTTCAATTGCATTAATCGCAATAATGTTTGGGGTGATTTTAAAGTGA
- the argC gene encoding N-acetyl-gamma-glutamyl-phosphate reductase produces MIKASIIGASGYVGVELIRLLLRHPEVEIVSVISSSSNQLSIDKTNPQFKKVSNLVFEEFKIEAIEEADVIFCALPHGISQEYVKIGHDLGKIVIDLSADFRYKDLQRYAKDYSQHKYPELLSKSAYGLCEINREEIKKAQIVGNPGCYPTSVILGLAPLLKNKLVDKNSIIIDSKSGVSGAGKKSDFAYSFCELDENFKAYSVAKHRHTSEIEEKCSLLFDDDLNLSFTPHLLPVKRGILSTIYANLIKKIDKNDLVEIYNEFYKDEYFVRIFEDELPELKYVRGTNFVDIGFEVDKKTNRVIIISCIDNLIKGAAGQAIQNMNIKFSLDEKMGLIMVGEYF; encoded by the coding sequence TTGATAAAAGCAAGCATTATAGGCGCATCAGGATATGTGGGAGTAGAGCTTATTCGGCTTTTGTTAAGACACCCTGAAGTTGAAATTGTATCTGTGATATCTTCAAGTAGTAACCAGCTTTCTATTGATAAAACAAACCCTCAGTTTAAAAAGGTTTCAAACCTTGTATTTGAGGAATTTAAAATAGAAGCTATAGAAGAGGCGGATGTAATATTTTGTGCTTTGCCGCACGGTATTTCACAGGAATATGTCAAAATAGGACATGATCTTGGCAAGATTGTGATTGATTTAAGTGCTGATTTTAGATACAAAGATCTGCAAAGATATGCAAAAGATTATAGTCAGCACAAATACCCTGAGCTTTTGAGCAAAAGTGCTTATGGACTTTGTGAAATAAACAGGGAGGAGATTAAAAAGGCTCAGATTGTTGGAAATCCAGGATGTTATCCAACAAGTGTAATATTGGGACTTGCTCCTCTTTTGAAAAATAAGCTCGTAGACAAAAACAGTATTATAATAGATTCAAAGTCAGGTGTTTCTGGAGCTGGTAAAAAATCTGACTTTGCATATAGTTTTTGTGAACTTGATGAAAATTTCAAAGCATATTCGGTTGCAAAACATAGACATACAAGCGAAATTGAAGAGAAGTGCAGTTTGCTATTTGACGATGATTTGAATTTATCATTTACACCACATCTTCTGCCTGTAAAAAGAGGAATACTGTCAACTATATATGCAAACCTTATAAAAAAGATTGATAAAAACGACCTTGTTGAAATCTACAATGAATTCTACAAAGACGAATACTTTGTTCGTATTTTTGAAGACGAACTACCTGAGCTAAAGTACGTAAGAGGAACAAACTTTGTGGACATTGGATTTGAGGTTGATAAGAAGACAAACAGGGTTATCATAATCTCATGCATTGACAATCTCATAAAAGGTGCTGCCGGCCAGGCAATTCAAAATATGAATATAAAATTTTCTCTTGATGAAAAAATGGGACTTATAATGGTGGGAGAATATTTTTAA
- a CDS encoding ZIP family metal transporter translates to MKLFNFKVTLFEINFLVFNLFAFFCGIAGSFVGALAGLVLPLNGEKMKDSLIGFTSGLMLGLICFGLIPEAVSISNLLTCILVLIASYFMIGILERALTVKFSFSQNKYLKSGILILVALSLHNFPEGLAIGSSFSVEKKFGILVGIMVIIHDIPEGFALSLPFKIAKQDKKKILRYAILSGIPTGVGCLVGSGVSYINKYIVAGCLACAAGAMLYVVMNELIPEYSRKENLKMATISNMMGIIVALLLLEWLEL, encoded by the coding sequence ATGAAATTATTTAATTTTAAAGTTACTTTGTTTGAAATAAATTTTTTAGTTTTCAACCTTTTTGCTTTTTTTTGTGGGATAGCTGGATCATTTGTTGGCGCTCTGGCAGGTTTGGTTTTACCTTTAAACGGCGAGAAGATGAAAGACTCTTTAATTGGGTTTACATCGGGACTAATGCTTGGTTTAATTTGCTTTGGACTTATCCCTGAAGCTGTGAGTATTTCAAACTTGCTAACGTGTATTTTAGTATTAATTGCTTCATACTTTATGATTGGGATATTAGAAAGAGCATTAACAGTGAAATTTTCATTTTCACAGAACAAATATCTCAAAAGTGGAATACTGATTTTAGTTGCTCTCTCTCTTCACAACTTTCCTGAGGGGTTGGCAATAGGAAGTAGCTTTTCAGTAGAAAAGAAATTTGGAATTTTAGTAGGGATTATGGTAATAATTCATGATATTCCAGAAGGGTTTGCTCTTTCGCTACCTTTTAAAATAGCCAAGCAAGATAAAAAGAAAATATTAAGATATGCAATATTATCAGGAATTCCTACAGGGGTTGGGTGTTTGGTTGGAAGTGGGGTAAGCTATATTAACAAATATATAGTTGCAGGCTGTCTTGCTTGTGCAGCAGGCGCGATGCTTTATGTTGTGATGAATGAACTTATTCCAGAGTATAGTCGAAAAGAGAATTTAAAAATGGCGACAATATCAAATATGATGGGTATTATTGTAGCACTACTACTTTTGGAGTGGTTGGAATTATGA
- a CDS encoding L-threonylcarbamoyladenylate synthase, translating to MTIIIDAKEGIDYEKLEKAALILREGGLVAFPTETVYGLGANALLKDAVDKIFWAKGRPQDNPLIVHISSKEMLEICAEITDERVYMLIERFWPGPLTIVLPKKNVIPENVTAGLPTVGIRMPANKVALDLIRLSGVPVAAPSANVSGKPSPTEANHVIEDLMGKIDIIIDGGKCSFGLESTVVDLSGKKPVILRPGAISYFALKEVLSDIEYSKTMVEGLTGTVPRAPGMKYKHYAPEANLIIVKGRIDKRIDKINEMKKKLEFKGHNVGILCFYETAHNFDSQYKLILGSMFDAKECGRNLFSILRKFNQFSVDYILCEWGNFDLEFLALENRLYKAAANNIVEVL from the coding sequence ATGACAATTATCATTGATGCAAAAGAGGGTATAGATTATGAAAAGCTTGAAAAAGCAGCTTTGATATTGAGAGAAGGTGGGCTTGTTGCATTTCCGACAGAAACTGTATACGGTCTTGGAGCGAATGCACTTTTAAAAGATGCAGTGGATAAGATTTTTTGGGCTAAAGGAAGACCTCAGGACAATCCATTGATTGTTCATATATCTTCAAAAGAGATGCTAGAGATATGTGCCGAAATTACAGATGAAAGGGTTTATATGCTTATAGAAAGATTTTGGCCAGGACCACTTACGATTGTTCTACCTAAGAAAAATGTTATTCCTGAAAACGTAACGGCAGGTCTTCCAACAGTTGGTATTAGGATGCCTGCAAATAAAGTTGCACTTGATCTTATACGACTTTCAGGTGTTCCTGTGGCGGCACCATCAGCAAACGTCTCTGGGAAACCAAGCCCTACAGAAGCTAATCATGTGATAGAAGATTTGATGGGTAAAATAGATATAATAATTGACGGTGGTAAATGTTCTTTTGGACTTGAATCGACTGTGGTGGACTTGAGTGGCAAAAAACCTGTGATTTTGAGACCTGGTGCAATTTCGTATTTTGCTTTAAAAGAAGTGCTTAGTGATATAGAGTATAGTAAAACAATGGTGGAAGGACTAACTGGAACTGTGCCAAGGGCACCTGGTATGAAATACAAGCATTATGCACCTGAGGCTAATCTAATAATAGTAAAAGGAAGAATTGATAAAAGGATTGACAAGATAAATGAGATGAAAAAGAAATTGGAATTTAAAGGTCATAATGTTGGAATATTGTGTTTTTATGAAACAGCTCACAATTTTGATTCGCAATACAAACTCATTTTAGGGAGCATGTTTGATGCAAAAGAGTGTGGGAGAAATCTGTTTTCGATATTGAGAAAATTTAACCAATTTAGTGTTGATTATATACTTTGTGAATGGGGAAATTTTGATTTAGAATTTCTTGCTCTGGAAAATAGACTTTACAAAGCAGCGGCAAACAATATTGTTGAGGTGTTGTGA
- the argB gene encoding acetylglutamate kinase encodes MYEEMDTLIEKASILIEALPYIQKLYGKTVVIKYGGNAMINEKLKNWVMEDITLLKYIGVNPIVVHGGGPDINSVLKKLNVESQFVNGLRVTDTQTMEVAQMVLVGKTNKELVSMLNQKGGKAIGICGIDGNLIQARKHYEYVDGEKVDLGYVGEVVSINAKVLEMLAKDEYIPVVAPIGVGEDGTSYNINADTVAAEIAKAIKAEKLMFMTDVEGLKYDKNSKEIISAISADEVLKMIDEGKIDGGMIPKVLGCIDALKHGVNRTHILDGRIPHCILLEIFTDKGIGTMIHL; translated from the coding sequence ATGTACGAAGAAATGGATACTCTAATTGAAAAAGCAAGCATATTAATAGAAGCCCTTCCCTACATACAAAAGCTCTATGGAAAGACTGTTGTAATAAAATATGGCGGGAATGCTATGATAAATGAAAAGCTTAAAAACTGGGTTATGGAAGATATAACTTTGCTCAAATACATTGGCGTAAACCCAATAGTTGTTCATGGTGGTGGACCTGACATAAATTCAGTCCTCAAGAAACTCAATGTTGAAAGTCAGTTTGTCAATGGGCTCAGAGTAACAGATACGCAAACTATGGAAGTTGCTCAAATGGTTCTGGTAGGAAAGACAAACAAAGAACTTGTATCAATGCTAAACCAAAAAGGGGGAAAGGCAATAGGCATTTGCGGAATTGATGGAAATTTAATTCAAGCACGAAAACATTATGAGTATGTAGATGGTGAAAAAGTTGACTTGGGGTATGTAGGAGAAGTTGTGTCAATAAATGCAAAGGTTTTAGAAATGCTTGCCAAAGACGAATACATACCTGTTGTTGCCCCAATTGGTGTTGGAGAAGATGGCACAAGTTACAACATTAATGCAGATACTGTGGCAGCTGAGATTGCAAAGGCAATAAAAGCTGAAAAACTAATGTTTATGACAGACGTCGAAGGATTAAAATATGATAAAAATAGCAAAGAAATAATTTCAGCAATTAGTGCCGATGAAGTTTTAAAAATGATTGACGAAGGAAAGATTGATGGTGGAATGATTCCAAAAGTTTTAGGATGCATTGATGCACTAAAGCATGGTGTCAATCGTACACACATACTTGATGGAAGAATTCCCCACTGTATTTTACTCGAGATATTCACAGACAAAGGCATTGGAACAATGATTCATCTGTAA
- a CDS encoding OmpA family protein, with translation MARKRMEEPAHENHERWLITYADLITLLLIYFIVMYSMSKLDIDKFKNFTESLTSVLKGTAYIFENSGPSILEGLSGKNVKGTNTDVGGATKNKQMTEEELINDIQKQVLGLIKEHGIEGKVLVIQEERGLSILLKDVLFDTGSAKLTPQAKEVVHEIARILEKVPNNNIRIEGHTDNVPIHNKYFYSNWELSTARATSVLQEILRVSKVRPERFSVVGYGEYRPIASNKTPEGRALNRRVTIVILRTVYSKAEPVR, from the coding sequence ATGGCAAGAAAGCGTATGGAAGAACCAGCCCATGAAAATCATGAAAGATGGCTTATTACTTACGCTGATTTGATTACTCTTTTGCTAATATATTTTATCGTAATGTATTCTATGAGTAAACTTGACATAGACAAATTTAAGAACTTTACAGAATCCTTAACATCTGTTTTGAAAGGTACAGCCTATATTTTTGAGAACTCTGGTCCCTCTATATTAGAAGGATTATCTGGAAAGAATGTTAAAGGAACAAACACTGATGTTGGTGGGGCAACAAAAAATAAGCAGATGACTGAAGAAGAACTCATAAATGATATACAGAAACAGGTTTTAGGGCTTATAAAAGAACATGGTATTGAAGGTAAAGTGCTTGTAATACAAGAAGAGAGAGGATTATCAATTTTACTTAAAGATGTGTTATTTGATACAGGTTCAGCAAAACTTACACCACAGGCTAAAGAAGTTGTGCATGAGATTGCAAGGATTTTAGAAAAAGTCCCAAATAATAACATAAGAATTGAGGGGCACACAGACAATGTTCCTATTCACAATAAATACTTTTATTCTAACTGGGAGCTTTCAACAGCAAGAGCTACATCTGTTTTGCAAGAAATTTTAAGAGTTTCAAAAGTTCGTCCTGAGAGATTTTCTGTTGTTGGATATGGCGAGTACAGACCAATTGCTTCTAATAAGACACCAGAAGGAAGAGCGCTCAACAGAAGAGTTACAATTGTGATACTGAGAACGGTATACAGCAAAGCTGAACCTGTGAGATAA
- the rlmH gene encoding 23S rRNA (pseudouridine(1915)-N(3))-methyltransferase RlmH, whose product MIKIISVGTIKDKYFLQACEEYKKRLSRWVKIEEIEIKEEDENKYSNIENILEKEADRILKYIKEDEFIIVCDINGIEFSSEEFSEILRKNINSSKDITFIIGSSNGLSNKIKRRADLLLSFSRLTFPHQLFRVLLYEQIYRGLSIIYGTKYHK is encoded by the coding sequence ATGATAAAAATAATTAGTGTTGGAACAATAAAGGATAAGTATTTTTTGCAAGCATGTGAAGAATACAAAAAAAGGCTTTCACGGTGGGTAAAAATTGAAGAAATAGAGATAAAAGAAGAAGATGAAAATAAATATTCTAACATTGAAAACATTTTAGAGAAGGAAGCTGATAGGATATTAAAATATATCAAAGAAGACGAATTTATTATAGTGTGCGATATTAATGGAATAGAGTTTTCGTCAGAAGAATTTTCTGAGATTCTAAGGAAAAACATAAATAGTAGTAAGGATATTACTTTTATCATTGGCAGTTCCAACGGTCTTTCGAATAAGATAAAAAGAAGAGCTGATTTGTTACTCTCATTTTCAAGACTTACTTTCCCTCATCAGCTTTTTAGAGTCTTACTTTATGAACAGATTTACAGAGGATTATCAATTATTTATGGGACAAAGTACCATAAATAA
- a CDS encoding Cof-type HAD-IIB family hydrolase — MIKLIALDIDGTLLNDAGCIPQINKEFLKIAVEKYKIEIVLCTGRGASAFKITKELELPCSLISANGVYVFENPDFPPIIKNYLTEHQKKVLIEFLDNNHFDIDYYIVLGYDQDFHMIYKERTNHDNYFLNFVNGRKQFKPTYPAEKLLKFLEYPISHIGIVGKYEKLKEIKEILKTLELNCNIILYYASDNKEYGFLEVLSNNASKEKALLQFMSYKNISPENLISIGDNFNDVGMFKISGISVAVANAPEEVKKAAKFVTCKTNNEGAVAEVIERFIIKRDG; from the coding sequence TTGATAAAATTAATTGCACTGGATATTGATGGAACTCTTTTAAATGATGCAGGTTGTATTCCTCAAATAAACAAGGAGTTTTTAAAAATTGCTGTAGAAAAGTATAAAATTGAAATAGTACTTTGTACAGGAAGAGGTGCTTCGGCCTTTAAAATTACAAAAGAATTAGAGCTTCCATGTTCACTAATCTCGGCAAATGGCGTTTATGTTTTTGAAAATCCTGATTTTCCTCCCATCATAAAAAATTATCTTACAGAACATCAGAAGAAAGTATTAATTGAGTTTCTTGATAATAATCATTTTGACATAGACTATTACATCGTACTGGGATATGACCAAGATTTTCACATGATTTATAAAGAAAGAACAAATCACGACAATTATTTTTTAAACTTTGTAAACGGCCGCAAACAATTTAAACCTACATACCCAGCAGAAAAGCTTTTAAAGTTTTTAGAATACCCTATCAGTCACATTGGAATTGTAGGCAAATACGAAAAACTTAAAGAGATTAAAGAAATCCTTAAAACACTTGAGCTTAACTGTAACATTATTCTTTACTATGCATCAGACAACAAAGAATATGGTTTTTTAGAAGTCTTGAGCAATAATGCATCAAAAGAAAAAGCCCTTTTGCAATTTATGAGCTATAAAAATATTTCACCTGAAAATTTAATATCAATTGGAGATAATTTCAATGACGTTGGAATGTTTAAAATCTCTGGTATAAGCGTGGCAGTTGCAAATGCACCAGAGGAAGTAAAAAAAGCTGCAAAGTTTGTAACCTGCAAAACTAACAACGAAGGTGCAGTTGCTGAAGTTATTGAAAGGTTCATAATTAAAAGGGATGGGTAA
- a CDS encoding N-acetylmuramoyl-L-alanine amidase gives MSKIKSLAAVITIFLLIFISAFAATSYKLYVDGKLISSVETLESKGNVYLALADFFKLKGFSVSYNSKSKSILAKKSKDTYQFYVDKAFYYYNRNKKTLSAKVFISGGKSYILAKDMALIFGYLFQIDKTKKMVSLNTKKLQVSQSSSSKKQPSSALTSRSSLSRTVQETNYITDIKYTIENNKFILIVSATQTLSYKTYKLFNPDRIVLDVLNSIDNLQNNRIEINKNGIFRIRHAQNIDSSGNKFSRIVIDYDSSLIKDYKVINQGNLIKIEIDLPKVMESKTNIDSSEDYQNPGSQNSIASSSQIYMIQKIDVIPSDGFTLAQIEISPTVVSDIYRADESFVVLNLKGAQFSVQNNNLYQVNDGRVDFYVLSNIDQDNSQIIFSSKAKIFVLNKLDGKLEVVFADQYSSLRLNSPSSLVLSSPFVSQINYFYDQSSNTIRLESQYPITIADDVYSLQSSVVTTVYSVYQQDKCIVYIQINPNYIASISKSGSNITISFLQKQQKPQKKLKIFIDPGHGGSDPGAIYTKVVGSKKLTYNEKDFNLDISLRLREKLKSLGYEVYMSRDKDVYVDLYDRTRMANSLNADLFISIHNNAYDNSSVRGTMVLYKEKQQNGLISDKQFAQIVLDSIVKQVGTQNKGIGEGPKLAVLRTSSMPAVLVEVAFGTNPQDLDLLLSDSFKNAVAKAIADAVEYINENYNR, from the coding sequence ATGAGCAAAATAAAAAGCTTGGCAGCAGTGATTACAATATTCTTATTGATTTTTATTTCTGCTTTTGCAGCCACCTCATACAAACTCTATGTTGATGGTAAGCTGATCTCTTCAGTTGAAACTTTAGAAAGCAAAGGTAATGTTTACCTTGCACTTGCTGACTTTTTCAAGCTAAAAGGGTTTAGCGTTTCTTATAATTCAAAATCTAAATCTATCTTAGCCAAAAAGTCTAAGGATACATATCAGTTCTATGTTGACAAGGCGTTTTATTATTACAACAGAAACAAGAAAACTCTTTCAGCCAAAGTTTTTATAAGTGGTGGTAAGTCTTATATTTTAGCAAAAGATATGGCTTTGATTTTTGGTTACCTCTTTCAAATTGATAAAACAAAAAAGATGGTAAGTTTGAATACGAAAAAGTTACAGGTTTCCCAGTCAAGTTCATCAAAAAAGCAACCATCAAGTGCTTTGACCTCAAGAAGCAGTTTGTCAAGAACTGTGCAGGAGACAAATTATATTACTGACATAAAGTATACCATAGAAAATAATAAGTTTATACTGATTGTTTCGGCAACCCAAACTTTGTCTTATAAGACCTACAAACTTTTTAATCCTGATAGGATAGTTTTGGATGTTTTAAATAGTATTGATAATTTACAAAATAACAGAATAGAAATAAACAAAAATGGCATCTTTAGAATAAGACATGCACAAAACATTGATTCAAGTGGCAACAAATTTTCGCGCATTGTAATAGATTATGATTCAAGTTTGATAAAGGATTACAAGGTAATAAACCAGGGCAACCTAATCAAAATTGAAATAGATTTACCAAAAGTTATGGAGTCAAAGACAAATATTGACAGTAGCGAAGATTATCAGAATCCAGGTTCTCAAAATTCAATTGCTTCTTCTTCTCAAATATATATGATTCAAAAAATAGATGTTATACCTTCTGATGGCTTTACTCTTGCCCAAATTGAAATTAGTCCGACAGTTGTAAGTGATATTTACAGAGCTGATGAGTCTTTTGTGGTTTTGAATTTGAAGGGAGCCCAATTTTCGGTTCAAAATAATAATCTTTACCAAGTAAACGATGGTAGAGTGGATTTTTATGTTCTTTCAAACATTGATCAGGATAATAGCCAGATTATCTTTTCGTCGAAGGCAAAGATTTTTGTTTTAAACAAACTGGATGGAAAGTTAGAAGTGGTGTTTGCTGACCAGTATTCAAGCTTAAGATTAAATTCGCCATCCAGCCTTGTTTTAAGTTCGCCTTTTGTCTCTCAGATAAACTATTTTTACGACCAGAGCAGCAACACAATAAGACTTGAGAGCCAATATCCTATCACCATTGCAGATGATGTGTATTCTTTGCAGAGCTCAGTTGTGACCACTGTATATTCTGTTTATCAGCAGGACAAGTGCATTGTTTACATTCAAATTAATCCTAACTACATAGCAAGCATAAGCAAAAGTGGGAGTAATATCACAATAAGTTTTTTACAAAAACAACAAAAACCTCAGAAGAAATTAAAGATATTCATTGACCCTGGTCATGGAGGTTCGGACCCAGGTGCTATATACACCAAAGTGGTAGGTAGTAAAAAGCTAACATATAATGAGAAAGATTTTAATTTGGATATCTCTTTAAGACTTAGAGAAAAACTCAAAAGTCTTGGCTATGAAGTTTATATGTCACGTGATAAAGATGTATATGTTGACCTTTATGATAGAACGAGAATGGCAAATAGTTTAAATGCTGACTTGTTTATTTCTATTCACAACAATGCGTATGATAATTCATCTGTGCGCGGGACAATGGTTTTGTATAAAGAGAAACAGCAAAATGGGCTTATTTCTGATAAGCAGTTTGCCCAGATAGTACTTGACAGCATAGTCAAACAGGTTGGCACACAGAACAAGGGTATTGGGGAAGGACCTAAGTTGGCTGTGCTGAGAACTTCCTCTATGCCAGCTGTGTTGGTTGAGGTTGCATTTGGAACAAACCCCCAAGATTTGGACCTTCTTTTGAGCGATAGTTTTAAAAATGCAGTTGCAAAGGCTATAGCTGATGCCGTGGAATATATAAATGAAAATTACAATAGATAG
- a CDS encoding low molecular weight protein arginine phosphatase produces the protein MKKKILFVCTGNTCRSPMAEHLLKEKLRKMKIDDIEVESAGLSAFFPQKASKNAILVMNELGIDISSHVSRLINEEMIKESNLILTMERYHKEVITKMYPGVMDKVFTLKEYVLDDKKELDVIDPYGGDIEEYRRCRDELNFLLDKLLLKVDDI, from the coding sequence TTGAAAAAAAAGATACTTTTTGTATGCACAGGCAATACATGCAGAAGCCCAATGGCAGAACATCTTTTAAAGGAAAAGCTAAGAAAGATGAAGATTGATGACATTGAAGTTGAATCAGCAGGGCTTTCTGCATTTTTCCCACAGAAAGCTTCCAAAAATGCTATATTAGTGATGAATGAACTTGGAATTGACATTTCGTCGCATGTGTCAAGACTTATAAATGAAGAGATGATAAAAGAAAGCAATCTTATCTTGACAATGGAAAGGTATCATAAAGAGGTGATTACAAAGATGTATCCCGGTGTGATGGACAAGGTGTTTACTCTAAAAGAGTATGTCTTAGATGACAAAAAAGAATTGGATGTTATTGACCCATATGGTGGGGATATTGAAGAATACAGAAGGTGCAGAGATGAACTTAATTTTCTTCTTGACAAACTTTTGTTGAAAGTGGATGATATATGA